The genomic stretch TGAGCCCCGCCTGGAGGAAGCCATGAGCGCCCAGCCCGACCACGCTCCCGCCCCACCGCCGGCACCGGCGCCCACCGCGGCTGCGCAGCTGCGCGCGCAGATCCGCGCCGACCGCCGCGCCCCGTCCTGGCTGCCAGCGTTCGAGCAGGACTGGTCGCGCGCGCTGCAGGACGCCCAGCACAGCTACAGCCTGGCCCCGCTGCACGACGTCGTCCGCACGTGGCAGGCCCGCC from Streptomyces marianii encodes the following:
- a CDS encoding DUF6247 family protein; the encoded protein is MSVPVARRPGYRGDEPRLEEAMSAQPDHAPAPPPAPAPTAAAQLRAQIRADRRAPSWLPAFEQDWSRALQDAQHSYSLAPLHDVVRTWQARLAAAPAVDAFVASGYDDSDGVALEDVLGPRQ